From the genome of Pirellulales bacterium:
ACCACGTCAATATCGTCATGCGGGCGGGGAATCACTTGCACGCTGACCACTTCGCCAATGCGCCCTGCGGCGGCGGCGCCGGCATCGGTGGCGGCTTTCACCGCGGCCACATCGCCGGTGACAAAGACTGTGACCAAACCACTGCCAACTTTGTCCCAGCCCAGAAAGGCCACGTTGGCGGCTTTCATCATTGCGTCGCTGGCTTCGATCAAGGCCACAAAGCCCTTGGTCTCAATCATGCCCAGCGCTTCCATTGTTTTTGCCATAGCACGTACTCCCAAAAAAAGGAAACAGGAAACTTACTTGAATAGTTCAACTTTCGTCGCGTGATCCAAATCTGCCGCGTTGCCTTCATCCGTGTCGATATGCACTTCCAACTTGCTGGTTTCGTCGGCCCGTACGAGCAAATCTTCCAGCACCAGGCTGCAAGTTGATTCAACTCGCAGCTTCATGCGCTCGCCGTTTTTTACGCCGTAATGCTTGGCGTGCTGAACATTCATGTGCACATGCCGCTCCGCACGAATCACGCCTTCTTTCAACTCCACCACGCCGGCTGGACCAACCAGCACGCAGCCCGGGGTGCCGCCGATTTTTCCACTGGGGCGGACCGGCAAATCAATGCCCAGCGAAATGCCGTCGGTAAACGCCAACTCCACCTGCGAATGCCCGCGGCACGGCCCCAACACGCGCACCGCCGGCAACATGCGCCGCTTGCTGGGCCCGACCACCATCACCGTTTCGGCGGCGGCGTAAAATCCGTCCTGATACAGCGGCTTTTCCGGCGTCAGCTTGCGGCCTTTGCCGAATAAAATTTCCACGTGCTCGTCGGTCAGATGGCAATGCCGCGCGGAAATGCTGACCATTAGCTTCGACGAATCTGGCGGCGCATGGGCCAGCACGATTTCGCGCACAATGCGCTCCACGGTGGCGCGGTCGATGACTCGGCTTCGCATCGAGCTCGGTTTCATCGAGGTAGTGGGCATGATAGGGTGAGATCTGAAATCAGCTCGCCGTTTTATGTTCCGAAATTTGTTCTGGGGCCGCCAACAGCAGTTGCACGCCGGCCGCAACAATTCTTTCCTGCCACTCCGGCGGCAGTTGCTCGTCCACGACTAACGTTTGCACGGCATTGAGCGGGCACAAATGCGCCAAGCTTTGCCGGCCGAATTTGGTGCTGTCGGCCACCACAATCACACGATCGGCCGCGTGCATCATGGCCCGCTCCGTTTCCACGAGCAGCAAATTGCTGTTGTAAAATCCGCGTTCGTTTACTCCCGCCACGCTGAGCACCGTTTTCCGCACATTCAGTTGTGCCAGTTGATCGTTGGCGTAGGGCCCCAGCGTGACGCCGCTGCGCGGATAAACATATCCGCCGATCAGCACTAAATCGGTCGCCGTGTGCGAAGCCAGTAAATTCGCCACGGGCAACGAGTTGGTCACCACTTGCAGCGCTTTGCCGATCAGCAGCCGGGCCACTTCGTACGTCGTGGTGCCGCCGTCCAACAGCAACGTATCGCCCGGCTCGATCAATTCGGCCGTCCGGCGAGCAATGGCTTTTTTCAATTCCCATTGAGCTGGCTGACGTTCTTCAAAGTGCGGCAACTGGGGCGAGCTGCCGGTGTAAAAAACCCCGCCGTGGGTGCGCTTCGCCGAGCCCCCTTCTTCCAGGAAGTCGAGATCGCGCCGGATGGTCGATTCAGAAACGCCTAGCTCTTCGACCAATTCCGACAGTGAAGCAAAGCCTCGCTGGCGAATTAGCTCCAGCAATCGATTGCGCCTCTCATCGACCACCACCATGACCATGATCCCCCCGCGAATAGTCACCAATGATGCGATTATGGCAATCGGTGCGATAGAAAGCAATCATCATTTCGCGTGTAAATGATAGATATGTTTCACACACTTGAGATAGTTCAATCGAAATAAATGACAGAATAATTCGCAAGCCACTGATATGTAAGGCTTTATAACACAAGACCTGCAACAGAATTCTAGTGAAACCAATTGCATTTCAATGCTTTGCCGGCACGCTTCGCCTTAAGCGGCGACCGTGCGAAGATATGCCCATGCCCAGTGTGCTCCAGCTTTCGCGGCGATTAGACTGCCAACCTGAAATTGCATCCATCGACGGGATTACGATCCGCACTTATCAGAGCGACGCCGACATTGCACCGTGGCTTGAACTTCGTCATCAGGCATTTGCCCGGCAGCGGATTGGAGTGCGGCAATGGAGCCCGCCCGATTTCTTCGCCGAGTTCGTCAACTGCTGGTGGTGGAGTCCGCAGCACATGTGGCTGGCGGAAACATTGGGCCATTCTGTCCCGGGAACTGACAGCACGCCAAACCAGCGGCAGTTGATCGGGGCGGTCACTTTATCCCTGCGCGGCACGCCAGATCAAAGCCAGGCTGCCCGGCCGGCTGTCCATTGGCTTGTGGTGCATCCCCGTTGGCGACGCCGCGGCATTGGAAAACTGCTGATGATGCATTTGGAAGCGGCGGCCTGGAATGCCGGGCATCGAGAGATTTTCCTGGAGACGCACGCCGCTTGGGAAGACGCCGTGCAGTTTTATCAGACACTGGGTTATCGACCGGTTCAATCCTAAACCGCTTGCGGGTTATCGCTACTGGACAGCTACTGGACAACGACCTGCCCATTTTCCACGCACACCCGTCCCTTGGCAATTAGCCGGAGCGCTTCTGGGTACGCCAGGCATTCTGCGGCAAACACTCGCTGGGCCAGTGTTTCGGGCGTGTCGTCTTCCAGCACCGGAACTGTGCGCTGCAAAATCACTGGTCCGTGATCGTAATGGTTGTCGACCAAATGCACGGTACAGCCGCTGATTCTTGTGCCGGATTGCAGCACCGCCTCATGCACCCGATGGCCGTACATTCCCGCGCCGCAAAAATTCGGAATCAGTGCCGGATGGATATTCGTCACGCGGTTTTGAAAATCGTCGGGAATGGGCACGTGCTTGAGAAATCCGCCCATGGCGACAAGATGCACACCCGCCTGCCGGCCCGGGCCAAAAACCGCTTCGCTGAACGCTTCCGGCGATGAGAATTCGCCGGGCCGCACCACCCGCGCAGGAATTCCCGCGGCCTGTGCAATTTCCAGCCCGGCGGCTTTCGATGAACTGGAAATCACCAGCTCAATTTTCGCATCTAAGTACTGTCCGTTCCCGTCGGGCCGGGCGATTTTTTCAATCAAATTTCGCAGCGTGGTGCCGCCGCCGGAAATCAACACCGCCAAGCGTAACGGCGAAACGGCTTGGCCAAGCGAATAGGACATAGAATTAGCCGCGAATAAACGCAAATGAACGCGAATCCAAGGAAGAACCCAATCCGCCCCTCTCAGCACGATTCAAAATGGTCAAACTGTAGCAGAACTGCGAATTTCATGAAATCATTTGCGTTAATTCGCGTTCATTTGCGGCTAATTCTTCTTTGGCGTGATTTGCACGTATAGTTGCAGCGATTCGTCGCCGAGTTTCATTTCCATTGGATCGACCCCTTCGATCGGCACCTGTTTCAAAGTCACAGCCAACGTTTCGCCGCGAATGTAATCGCCAAATTGTTTCAGCGCCTGGTCAATTTCGGCAGATTTGCTTACTACGCCCACTTCGATGCGGTCGGTGTATTCACAGCCTTTGTCTTTGCGGCAAGTTTGAATGGCGTGCACAATTTCGCGGGCCACGCCTTCGATGACCAACTCCGGAGAAATTTCCGTCGCCAACACCACCACGCAATGTTTGCCCTGAGCCGCGGCCCAGCCGGGCTTGGCTTGCAGGCGAACTTGCAAATCTTCCCGGTCCAGAGCTTCGCTGCTGCCATCGTCTAGTTGCAGCGCAACTTTGCCAGCCGCTTCCATTTCGGCCAATAGCTTGCCGCCATCGGCCTTCGCTAGCGCTTGCTTAACCAGCGGCAATTTCTTTCCCAAGCGTGGGCCAAGCCGTTTCAAATCGGGGAGTACGGTATACGTGATGTATTGATCGGCCTTCTGCGTAAACTCCACCTGCTTGACGTTCAACTCCTTGCAGATCACTTCCTTGTGGTGATCGAGCCACGCTTGCTGCCCGGGGTTGACCAAAATCACTTCCACCTTGGCCAGCGGCTGCCGCACTTTCAGCTTGGCGCCCATACGGGCCGACAAGCCCAGCGAAGCAATTTCGCGCACCAGGTTCATTTGGGCCGACAGCGCCTCGTCGATGGCGGCTGCATCGCCGGTGGGAAAATCGCACAGGTGGACGCTTTCGAGCGCAGCCAGCGGCTGCCGGCTGGCGGCTGGCGGATTGCCTGCTGCTTGCTGCCCGCCGCCGGCTAAGTTCCGCCACATTGCCTCGGCTAAAAATGGCACAAAGGGGGCGATGATTTTCGCCGTCGTCAGCAAGCACTCGTATAACGTCCAATAAGCGTCGATTTTATCCGGGTCGCGCTTATCCTCAGCCCAAAAGCGATCGCGGCTGCGGCGCACGTACCAATTGGAAAGCGCGTCGACGAATTCTATAATCTGCTGCGCGGCGGTGTAATTGTCGTACGCATCCATGCGTTCCACCACGGCGGCGGCAGTGCGATTCAGCTCGCTTAGAATCCAGCGATCCAGTTCGGAACGATCTTTAATCGATCGGTAGCTCTTCGCGGTTGCTAAATCGGCGGGCGTCAGGCCGCTGGCGGCTGGCGGATTACTGTCTGCCGTCTGCTGCCGGCTGCCAGCGACTTCCACCAGCGGATCAAAGCCATCGATGTTGGCATAGATCACAAAAAAGCCGTACGTGTGCCACAGCCGCAGCAAAAACTCCGGAATGCTGTCGCGAATGGCCCGTTCGCTGTAGCGGATGGTGGTCCACGGCGGCTGCGTGGCGAAAAAGTACCACCGCAGGGCATCGGCCCCGTACTTGTCGAAAATTTCGCCGGGTTCGCGATAGTTCCGCTTGCTTTTGGACATTTTCTGCCCGTCTTCCCCGAGCATCAGGCCCAGGACGATGCAATTGCGGAATGGCCGTGGAATCGGCTGGTCGAACACCAGTGTGCTAATGGCCAACTGGCTGTAAAACCAGCCGCGGGTTTGGTCGAGCGCTTCGCTGATGAAATCGGCGGGGAATTGTTCGTGGAAGCGGGCAGCAGGCAGCGGGCGGCTGGCAGAGGTATCCACCGCCTGCTGCGTGCTGCCGGCCGCCTGCTCTTCTCCCTGATATCCCCATTGGGCAAACGGCATGGCGCCGCTGTCGTACCAGCAGTCGATGACTTCGGTGACACGCCGCATTCGCGCGCCTTTTTCAAACGGCGAATCGTAGGTGACGGCGTCGATGTACGGTTTGTGAACTTTCAGATCGTCGGCCAACTTCGGATTGGCTTTTTTGGCGGCATCCCAAACTTCTGTCCCCTGGATGCCGGGCTTTTTCAAAAGCTCCTCATAATTAGCAATGGCTTCCATTTTGCCGGTTTTCTCGCACACCCAAATCGGCAGCGGGGTGCCCCAGAAGCGTTCGCGGCTGAGGGCCCAATCGACGTTGGTTTCCAGAAAATTCCCGAAGCGGCCGTGTTTGATGTGCTCCGGCAACCAGTTGATGTGCTGGTTGTTGTCCAGCATTTTCTGCTTGGATTCGCTGGTTTTGATGAACCAACTGCGGCGCGGATATTGAATGAGCGGATCTTCCTCGGCCCGCCAGCAGAATGGATATTCGTGGCGATATTCTTCGCGATGAAACAACAGCCCACGATTTTTGAGATCGTGGATGATGTCCTTGTCGCAATCTTTGACCCAGCGACCACGGCAGTATTCGGGGCCGTCTGAATTGAATTTGCCATCTGCTTTAACCGGGCAAAGTGGTTCTAATGCAACACCATCTTGAAAACGAAGCGCATCGCTCCAAAGTGTCTTGAAATCGTCCTCACCGAACGCAGGGGCTATGTGAACGACTCCTGTTCCGCTATCAGTCGTTACAAAATCACCCGGGAGAATTCTCCATGCAAGGAAATCTTCGCCGCCAGTCTTCAACCTGCCCTTCCGATTGCCCCAAGTTTGCCTCTGCTGGTTTGGAGCAGTTGACGGGGTATCCTCATAGTACTCGTTGAATGGCGGCCCATACCGCAAACCGATCAACTTCTTGCCGCGAATTGTTTTCTCAACCTTTAACTCCCGCTTTACTTTAGCGGCGATCGTTTCCACCAGTGCACTGGCGATAATCAATCTATGGGGCGCGGAAACGGCGACTGTTTGATCCGTAACGGGAGGGGAAGTTGCGGCAGCTTCGTCGTCAACAACTACCGCGTATTCCAAATCCGGATGCACGGCCGCAAACTGATTGCTCGGCAGTGTCCACGGTGTGGTGGTCCAAACGAGCAAGCTCGCCCCGTCCAGGCCCAATTCTTTGGTACGCTCGTCGGAAACCAGCGGGAACTTCACATACACGCTGGGGTCGGCCACTTCGCGGTAACCCAATCCCACTTCGCCCGCCGATAGCGACGTTCCGCCTTGGGCCCACCACCAGACGATTTTGTAGCCCTGGTACAAGAGGCCGCGGTCGAATAGTTGCTTCAGGCTCCACCAGACGCTTTCCACGTAACTTTGGTGGTACGTAACGTAGGCCTGCTTCAAATCGACCCAAAAACCGATCCGTTCCGTCAGCCGTTCCCACTCTTGCATGTAGCGCCACACGCTTTGCTGGCACTTTTGGATGAACGGTTCTATGCCGTAGTTTTCAATCTCTTCTTTGGAGTGGATGCCCAGCTCTTTGCACACTTCCACTTCGACGGGCAGGCCGTGCGTGTCCCAGCCGGCTTTGCGTTCGCACAGGTAGCCGCGCATGGTGCGGTAGCGCGGGAACAGGTCTTTGATGGCGCGAGTCAGGCAGTGCCCGGGGTGCGGCATTCCGTTGGCCGTGGGGGGACCTTCGTAAAACACGAATCGCTGCTGATCGGCGCGGCGGGCCAGCGACTTTTCGTAAATTTTCGCCGCGCGCCAAAAGCGGAGAATTTCCTCCTCCAGCTTCGGAAAGTTGACGTTCGATTCGACCGGTTGAAACATGGGCGTGTATTGGAACCGCGGAGACACACAGACGCGGAAAGCAGTTTACCAATCGCGCCTGTGGACGACTACGGGAGCATTCTATGCAGATGGCTTGCCGCGCTGGCAAAAAGCGGCGGTTTCGACTATAACTGGTTGAGCAGGGACAATTGCAGTGGGAGAGGTGGATGGTTTTTGATCGTGGGATAGGGCCGCAGCGACGGAATCAATTCCGTCGCCCTTTTCAAAACCGGCCCCAATTGCACCGGATAGTGACTTTCGCGGCGATGCTCTGCGCGGCAACCTCCGTGGAGCGTCCGCATCAAGCCCTGGCGGTTGATTTGGTCGGTCTGGCCCAGAGTGCAGCCGTTGATCAACCGCAAATCAACATGCTGGTGCGGAACATCGGGGCGAATGGGCCGGGCGACCCGCTGACCGCGCAAACAGTCGTGGGCTACGACGACAACTTTAATCCTATCACCGCGCCATCGATCAACATTACCGCGTATCTCGATACTGGCAGCAGCGGATCGCTGCTTAGCACTTCAACTGCGACCGGATATACTGACAGCACCGGCCATGGGATTCCGAATTCAACCTTCAATGGCCAAACCGTAAAGTTCGCCGATATTGGCGTGGGCGGAACGGCAAACTTCACCGTTTCCAAACCCATTGTGATGCAGTTTGCTCCGTACACGCCAACGACCAATGATCTTTTGGCCAACGCCGCAGACGCCACTTACGCTCAATACTATCCGCAGCAACTTAACGCGCAAATTGAAATCGGCCCCAGCGATGACGGCAGCCAATCGCTTACCGGCGATCCGCTGCTCGATTCCATCTTGGCGTCAGAGACCGCGGTTGACGTCGTGGGCATGCCGGCCTTGACGGGCAAGGTGATGGTCGTCGACGCGCGCTCCAGCAATAGCGAAGTATCTTACTTGGCCGCCAATGGGGCTGATTTGAGCAGCCTGATTACCGATCCTACTGCATTCGCAAATTTCATTAATAATTTGTCGCTGCGTACTTACATCTATAATCCAGGAACGCCTTTTCGCCAGGACGCAAATTCTCTGGCAAGCGATCCGGGCATTCCTACCACGAACCTGCACGTGAAACTGAGCTATGCCGATTTCAGCGGCTTTACCACCCTAACACCCACCGGCGCGCCGGGACCCAATTTGACGCACAATCCGTTCATTGGTCCCAACCCGCTGGCGGCGCCGGGAACCGACCATACGCCAGGGATAAAGATTAGCTTCAAAGTGCCTGATACCGCCAATCCCAGTAAGCTCGATACGCTTACCACCACGGGCAGCTTTTTGTTCGACACGGGCGCCGGCGCCTCGTTCATTTCGGATAACTTGGCCGCCCAGCTTCACGTTCGCTACAAAGCCGGAACGGAGGGAACGGACAACGCGAGTTTGGAATTGTACGATCCGAGCAATCCAACGGCTCCCGGCACGCCGCTGGCAAATCAATTTCAAGAGTCGGTCACCGGCATTGGCGCCACGATTACCATCGCGGGTTTTTATCTCGATTCTCTCATCATTCCCACGATAGAAGCAAATCCTAACAATCCCAACGATCCGCGAAACATCATCTTTTCAGGCACACGCACAGCCAGCGGACAACAAGATATTTTGGGACCGCCCGTGCTGGTGCAAAACATTACTGCGACGAAAGGAAACCAATCCATTACGTTGGATGGCGACTTGGGCATAAATTTTTTGGCGGGAAGCGTAAATCTGGGAGGCGATGGCTTTGACCCAACACTGGGTGGTTTTGCTCCCGGCGCTTTCGATTGGATTACCTTTGACGAACCTAACGGCGTGCTCGGCCTCAAATTGAATAGCACTTTTCACATTGCGGGCGATTTCAATTTAGATGGCAAGCTGACCAATGCCGACGTGCAGGCCATGCTCAACGCCTTGAAAAACATTTCCGGAT
Proteins encoded in this window:
- the purN gene encoding phosphoribosylglycinamide formyltransferase, producing the protein MSYSLGQAVSPLRLAVLISGGGTTLRNLIEKIARPDGNGQYLDAKIELVISSSSKAAGLEIAQAAGIPARVVRPGEFSSPEAFSEAVFGPGRQAGVHLVAMGGFLKHVPIPDDFQNRVTNIHPALIPNFCGAGMYGHRVHEAVLQSGTRISGCTVHLVDNHYDHGPVILQRTVPVLEDDTPETLAQRVFAAECLAYPEALRLIAKGRVCVENGQVVVQ
- a CDS encoding dockerin type I repeat-containing protein, whose amino-acid sequence is MERPHQALAVDLVGLAQSAAVDQPQINMLVRNIGANGPGDPLTAQTVVGYDDNFNPITAPSINITAYLDTGSSGSLLSTSTATGYTDSTGHGIPNSTFNGQTVKFADIGVGGTANFTVSKPIVMQFAPYTPTTNDLLANAADATYAQYYPQQLNAQIEIGPSDDGSQSLTGDPLLDSILASETAVDVVGMPALTGKVMVVDARSSNSEVSYLAANGADLSSLITDPTAFANFINNLSLRTYIYNPGTPFRQDANSLASDPGIPTTNLHVKLSYADFSGFTTLTPTGAPGPNLTHNPFIGPNPLAAPGTDHTPGIKISFKVPDTANPSKLDTLTTTGSFLFDTGAGASFISDNLAAQLHVRYKAGTEGTDNASLELYDPSNPTAPGTPLANQFQESVTGIGATITIAGFYLDSLIIPTIEANPNNPNDPRNIIFSGTRTASGQQDILGPPVLVQNITATKGNQSITLDGDLGINFLAGSVNLGGDGFDPTLGGFAPGAFDWITFDEPNGVLGLKLNSTFHIAGDFNLDGKLTNADVQAMLNALKNISGFESANSLSGDDWLDIADVNRDGAVTMADLTALMQLLTGQIPSSGSGSLSVVPEPAAAELALVALGGLIALWRIRRR
- a CDS encoding phosphate propanoyltransferase, whose product is MPTTSMKPSSMRSRVIDRATVERIVREIVLAHAPPDSSKLMVSISARHCHLTDEHVEILFGKGRKLTPEKPLYQDGFYAAAETVMVVGPSKRRMLPAVRVLGPCRGHSQVELAFTDGISLGIDLPVRPSGKIGGTPGCVLVGPAGVVELKEGVIRAERHVHMNVQHAKHYGVKNGERMKLRVESTCSLVLEDLLVRADETSKLEVHIDTDEGNAADLDHATKVELFK
- the ileS gene encoding isoleucine--tRNA ligase, which codes for MFQPVESNVNFPKLEEEILRFWRAAKIYEKSLARRADQQRFVFYEGPPTANGMPHPGHCLTRAIKDLFPRYRTMRGYLCERKAGWDTHGLPVEVEVCKELGIHSKEEIENYGIEPFIQKCQQSVWRYMQEWERLTERIGFWVDLKQAYVTYHQSYVESVWWSLKQLFDRGLLYQGYKIVWWWAQGGTSLSAGEVGLGYREVADPSVYVKFPLVSDERTKELGLDGASLLVWTTTPWTLPSNQFAAVHPDLEYAVVVDDEAAATSPPVTDQTVAVSAPHRLIIASALVETIAAKVKRELKVEKTIRGKKLIGLRYGPPFNEYYEDTPSTAPNQQRQTWGNRKGRLKTGGEDFLAWRILPGDFVTTDSGTGVVHIAPAFGEDDFKTLWSDALRFQDGVALEPLCPVKADGKFNSDGPEYCRGRWVKDCDKDIIHDLKNRGLLFHREEYRHEYPFCWRAEEDPLIQYPRRSWFIKTSESKQKMLDNNQHINWLPEHIKHGRFGNFLETNVDWALSRERFWGTPLPIWVCEKTGKMEAIANYEELLKKPGIQGTEVWDAAKKANPKLADDLKVHKPYIDAVTYDSPFEKGARMRRVTEVIDCWYDSGAMPFAQWGYQGEEQAAGSTQQAVDTSASRPLPAARFHEQFPADFISEALDQTRGWFYSQLAISTLVFDQPIPRPFRNCIVLGLMLGEDGQKMSKSKRNYREPGEIFDKYGADALRWYFFATQPPWTTIRYSERAIRDSIPEFLLRLWHTYGFFVIYANIDGFDPLVEVAGSRQQTADSNPPAASGLTPADLATAKSYRSIKDRSELDRWILSELNRTAAAVVERMDAYDNYTAAQQIIEFVDALSNWYVRRSRDRFWAEDKRDPDKIDAYWTLYECLLTTAKIIAPFVPFLAEAMWRNLAGGGQQAAGNPPAASRQPLAALESVHLCDFPTGDAAAIDEALSAQMNLVREIASLGLSARMGAKLKVRQPLAKVEVILVNPGQQAWLDHHKEVICKELNVKQVEFTQKADQYITYTVLPDLKRLGPRLGKKLPLVKQALAKADGGKLLAEMEAAGKVALQLDDGSSEALDREDLQVRLQAKPGWAAAQGKHCVVVLATEISPELVIEGVAREIVHAIQTCRKDKGCEYTDRIEVGVVSKSAEIDQALKQFGDYIRGETLAVTLKQVPIEGVDPMEMKLGDESLQLYVQITPKKN
- a CDS encoding BMC domain-containing protein, with amino-acid sequence MAKTMEALGMIETKGFVALIEASDAMMKAANVAFLGWDKVGSGLVTVFVTGDVAAVKAATDAGAAAAGRIGEVVSVQVIPRPHDDIDVVLPSNKRVAAKGAD
- a CDS encoding GNAT family N-acetyltransferase, with translation MPSVLQLSRRLDCQPEIASIDGITIRTYQSDADIAPWLELRHQAFARQRIGVRQWSPPDFFAEFVNCWWWSPQHMWLAETLGHSVPGTDSTPNQRQLIGAVTLSLRGTPDQSQAARPAVHWLVVHPRWRRRGIGKLLMMHLEAAAWNAGHREIFLETHAAWEDAVQFYQTLGYRPVQS
- a CDS encoding DeoR/GlpR family DNA-binding transcription regulator; its protein translation is MTIRGGIMVMVVVDERRNRLLELIRQRGFASLSELVEELGVSESTIRRDLDFLEEGGSAKRTHGGVFYTGSSPQLPHFEERQPAQWELKKAIARRTAELIEPGDTLLLDGGTTTYEVARLLIGKALQVVTNSLPVANLLASHTATDLVLIGGYVYPRSGVTLGPYANDQLAQLNVRKTVLSVAGVNERGFYNSNLLLVETERAMMHAADRVIVVADSTKFGRQSLAHLCPLNAVQTLVVDEQLPPEWQERIVAAGVQLLLAAPEQISEHKTAS